A single Lactuca sativa cultivar Salinas chromosome 8, Lsat_Salinas_v11, whole genome shotgun sequence DNA region contains:
- the LOC111889926 gene encoding plant intracellular Ras-group-related LRR protein 3 — protein MDDLVNDNDDGSDEANEEVVRILKQASEEVIDSVDLSSQQLRFLPEAFGKLTSLIHLNLSNNHLQVLPDSIAGLVKLEELDVSSNLLESLPDSIGLLTSLKILNISSNKINTIPESIAFCKSLEELYASFNNLIFLPTNFGFGLISLKILSISLNEIRFLPTTISELESLKYLDAHFNKLHGLPSSIGKLSNLEVLNLSSNFSNLTELPDTITNLKNLKELDLSNNQIKSLPESFGQLQNLTKLNLDQNPIVVPPMEIVMEGTEAVKGFMVNWRLANIAAEEQRRVVENDENQGGWMAWGTNMVNVYLGQGKSSTSKDSYLDQLL, from the exons atggatGATCTTGTGAATGATAACGACGATGGATCAGATGAAGCCAACGAAGAAGTTGTCAGGATACTGAAGCAGGCATCGGAGGAGGTCATCGATAGCGTTGACCTCTCTAGTCAACAGTTAAGGTTTCTTCCCGAAGCATTCGGCAAGCTTACCAGTTTAATTCATCTCAATCTCTCCAATAATCACTTACAG GTGCTTCCTGATTCAATTGCAGGATTAGTGAAACTAGAGGAGCTTGATGTTTCATCCAATCTTTTAGAATCATTACCAGATTCCATCGGCTTGTTGACATCTCTCAAAATCTTAAACATCTCAAGCAACAAGATCAACACCATTCCAGAAAGCATCGCCTTTTGCAA ATCATTGGAGGAATTGTATGCAAGCTTCAATAACCTAATATTCTTGCCAACAAACTTCGGTTTTGGACTAATAAGCCTCAAAATCCTGTCAATCAGCCTCAACGAAATCCGTTTCCTTCCAACTACCATTAGTGAACTAGAATCTTTAAAATACCTAGATGCCCATTTCAACAAACTCCATGGCCTTCCATCTTCAATTGGGAAACTGTCAAATCTTGAGGTATTGAACTTGAGTAGTAACTTCAGCAATTTGACAGAGTTACCCGACACAATTACAAACCTTAAAAACCTCAAAGAACTTGATCTCAGTAACAACCAAATCAAGTCTCTTCCTGAATCATTCGGTCAACTTCAGAATCTGACCAAATTAAACTTAGATCAGAACCCGATTGTAGTTCCTCCAATGGAGATTGTAATGGAAGGAACGGAGGCTGTGAAGGGCTTTATGGTCAATTGGCGGCTTGCTAATATAGCTGCTGAGGAACAGAGGCGTGTGGTTGAAAATGATGAGAATCAAGGAGGATGGATGGCTTGGGGAACCAACATGGTTAATGTGTATCTTGGACAAGGTAAATCTTCTACTTCCAAAGACTCATACTTGGATCAGTTATtgtaa